One Pantoea trifolii DNA segment encodes these proteins:
- a CDS encoding ABC transporter substrate-binding protein, with translation MKKVTMITGALALTAGSLFSSLAQAADTAICYNCPPEWADWGTQLNAIAKDTGIQVPQDNKNSGQALAQLVAEKGNPVADVVYYGVSFGIQADSAGVISGYKPAHWDEIPAGMKDPDGKWVALHSGTMGFMVNVDALGGAPVPQSWDDLLKPEYKGMIGYLDPASAFVGYVAAVAVNQAKGGNMNDFTPALTWFKKLQANQPIVPKQTAYARLISGEIPILLDYDFNAYRAKYKDHANVAFVIPKEGTVTVPYVISLVKNAPHADNGRKVIDYVLSDKGQSIWANAFLRPVRTSAMSAEAKKFFLPDSDYARAQTVNYQQMADAQKAFSAKYLSEIR, from the coding sequence ATGAAAAAAGTCACAATGATTACCGGGGCGCTCGCACTGACCGCCGGCTCGCTGTTCAGTTCGCTGGCGCAGGCCGCCGATACGGCGATCTGCTACAACTGTCCTCCCGAGTGGGCGGATTGGGGAACCCAGCTTAACGCCATTGCCAAAGACACCGGGATTCAGGTGCCGCAGGACAACAAAAACTCCGGTCAGGCGCTGGCGCAGCTGGTGGCGGAGAAGGGTAATCCGGTGGCAGATGTGGTTTATTACGGCGTCAGTTTTGGCATCCAGGCGGACAGCGCCGGTGTCATCAGCGGCTATAAGCCCGCGCATTGGGACGAGATCCCAGCCGGAATGAAAGATCCCGACGGTAAATGGGTGGCGCTGCACTCCGGCACTATGGGCTTTATGGTTAACGTCGATGCGCTGGGCGGCGCGCCGGTGCCGCAATCCTGGGACGATCTGCTGAAGCCAGAATACAAAGGGATGATCGGCTACCTCGATCCGGCCAGTGCGTTTGTCGGTTACGTGGCGGCCGTGGCGGTCAACCAGGCGAAGGGCGGCAATATGAATGACTTCACGCCTGCGCTGACGTGGTTCAAAAAATTACAGGCAAATCAGCCGATCGTACCGAAGCAAACCGCCTACGCGCGCCTGATCTCCGGTGAGATTCCCATCCTGCTCGACTATGACTTCAACGCCTATCGCGCCAAATATAAAGATCACGCCAATGTCGCCTTTGTGATTCCGAAAGAGGGCACGGTCACGGTGCCGTACGTCATCAGCCTGGTGAAGAACGCGCCGCACGCAGACAACGGCAGGAAAGTGATCGACTACGTGTTGTCGGATAAAGGGCAGTCGATTTGGGCCAATGCCTTCCTGCGTCCGGTACGTACCTCGGCAATGTCCGCAGAGGCGAAGAAATTCTTCCTGCCAGACAGCGATTATGCGCGCGCGCAAACCGTGAACTATCAGCAGATGGCCGATGCGCAGAAAGCCTTCTCGGCGAAATACCTGAGCGAGATCCGTTAA
- a CDS encoding DsrE family protein, with protein MRPASYIVIAALAGFVGGNVLQLPDLVDKVSDKFADKKTEPADFWSTPAIDGYGKIHYVSVPDYNPATTPGLSNKIVFQINRNEGDIHQANLGLERVARVTNLYYAAGVPLDQLKFVVSINSDAVPAALNNDQFRKAYGTDNPNLKLIDELRKAGVKVTICDQSVAFHQLERDWIDTRVTHTLSSGTTVASLQNEGYAFLML; from the coding sequence ATGCGTCCAGCATCCTATATCGTTATTGCGGCCCTGGCAGGTTTTGTCGGCGGCAATGTATTACAACTGCCCGATTTGGTCGACAAGGTCAGCGATAAATTCGCCGACAAGAAAACCGAACCGGCTGACTTCTGGAGCACGCCGGCGATCGACGGCTACGGCAAAATCCATTATGTGAGCGTGCCGGACTACAATCCGGCCACCACGCCGGGATTGAGCAATAAAATCGTCTTCCAGATCAACCGTAATGAAGGGGATATTCATCAGGCCAATCTCGGGCTGGAGCGCGTGGCGCGCGTCACCAACCTTTATTACGCGGCGGGCGTACCGCTCGATCAGCTGAAGTTTGTGGTGTCGATCAACAGCGATGCGGTTCCAGCTGCACTGAACAACGATCAGTTCCGCAAAGCGTACGGCACCGATAACCCGAATCTCAAGCTGATTGATGAGCTGAGAAAAGCCGGCGTGAAGGTGACTATTTGCGATCAGTCGGTGGCTTTCCATCAGCTGGAACGTGACTGGATTGATACGCGCGTCACCCACACGCTGTCGAGCGGCACCACCGTGGCGTCGCTGCAAAACGAAGGTTACGCCTTCCTGATGTTGTAA
- a CDS encoding DsrE family protein — translation MRSVVSYALIAIVGGFVGATVSKGDDLYQRVVSHFSAEPTDPDGFWSTPAVDGYGKIHYEPDAAFKPVVGLSNKVVFQITKSEGEMTRPNLGLERVARVVNLYIASGVPADDLHFVVSVTGDATPAMLDNAHFQQFYKADNPNLALIGALNKLGVKVSVCDQSVAFHHFPKEWIDPSVIHALSSPTTVSTLENQGYALLQM, via the coding sequence ATGCGTTCTGTAGTCTCATACGCCCTTATTGCGATTGTCGGTGGCTTTGTTGGCGCCACCGTGAGCAAAGGTGATGACTTATATCAGCGTGTTGTCAGCCATTTTTCTGCCGAACCTACCGATCCCGACGGCTTCTGGAGCACGCCGGCCGTCGACGGCTACGGCAAAATCCATTATGAGCCGGATGCCGCCTTTAAACCGGTGGTGGGTTTAAGCAACAAAGTGGTGTTTCAAATCACCAAAAGTGAAGGAGAGATGACGCGGCCAAATCTTGGTCTTGAACGTGTCGCGCGCGTGGTGAATCTCTATATCGCTTCGGGCGTACCGGCCGACGACCTGCACTTTGTGGTGTCGGTTACGGGTGATGCCACGCCTGCGATGCTGGATAACGCGCATTTCCAGCAGTTCTACAAAGCGGACAACCCTAATCTGGCGCTGATTGGCGCGCTGAATAAGTTGGGCGTGAAAGTTTCAGTGTGCGATCAGTCGGTGGCGTTCCATCACTTCCCGAAAGAGTGGATTGACCCATCGGTGATTCATGCACTCTCCAGCCCGACCACCGTGTCGACGCTGGAAAATCAGGGTTATGCACTCTTACAGATGTAA
- the purM gene encoding phosphoribosylformylglycinamidine cyclo-ligase — MTDKTSLSYKDAGVDIDAGNDLVDRIKGVVKKTRRPEVMGGLGGFGALCALPQKYREPVLVSGTDGVGTKLRLAMDLKRHDSIGIDLVAMCVNDLIVQGAEPLFFLDYYATGKLDVDTASSVITGIAEGCLQSGCALVGGETAEMPGMYHGEDYDVAGFCVGVVEKSEIIDGSKVQDGDVLIALGSSGPHSNGYSLVRKILEVSQTDPATKQLDGKSLADHLLAPTRIYVKNILRLIEQVDVHAISHLTGGGFWENIPRVLPDNTQAVLEESSWQWPSVFSWLQQAGNVSRHEMYRTFNCGVGMVIALSPAEADKAVQLMTDAGEKAWKIGVIKASDSEERVVINP; from the coding sequence GTGACCGACAAAACCTCTCTCAGCTACAAAGACGCCGGTGTTGATATCGATGCTGGTAACGATCTGGTTGACCGTATTAAAGGCGTAGTGAAAAAAACCCGCCGCCCGGAAGTTATGGGTGGATTGGGCGGATTCGGCGCGCTCTGTGCGCTGCCGCAGAAATACCGCGAGCCTGTGCTGGTCTCCGGAACCGATGGCGTCGGCACCAAGCTGCGTCTGGCTATGGATCTCAAACGTCATGACAGCATCGGCATCGATCTGGTCGCGATGTGTGTTAACGACCTGATTGTTCAGGGTGCTGAGCCGCTGTTCTTCCTCGATTATTACGCGACCGGCAAGCTGGATGTGGATACCGCTTCATCGGTCATCACCGGCATCGCCGAAGGTTGCTTGCAGTCGGGTTGTGCGCTGGTCGGCGGTGAAACCGCTGAAATGCCAGGCATGTACCACGGCGAAGATTACGACGTGGCGGGTTTCTGCGTCGGCGTGGTGGAAAAATCAGAAATCATTGACGGTTCGAAAGTGCAGGACGGCGACGTGCTGATCGCGCTGGGTTCCAGCGGCCCGCACTCGAACGGTTATTCTCTGGTGCGCAAGATTCTTGAAGTCAGCCAGACCGATCCGGCCACTAAACAGCTGGATGGCAAGTCACTGGCCGATCATCTGCTGGCGCCAACCCGTATCTATGTGAAAAACATCCTTCGCCTGATTGAACAGGTTGATGTGCATGCGATTTCGCATCTGACCGGCGGCGGCTTCTGGGAAAACATCCCGCGCGTGCTGCCAGACAACACCCAGGCGGTGCTGGAAGAGAGCAGCTGGCAGTGGCCTTCGGTGTTCAGCTGGTTGCAGCAGGCGGGCAACGTTAGCCGTCACGAAATGTACCGCACCTTCAACTGCGGCGTGGGCATGGTGATTGCGCTGAGCCCGGCAGAAGCCGATAAAGCGGTACAGCTGATGACCGACGCGGGCGAAAAAGCGTGGAAAATCGGTGTGATTAAAGCGTCTGATTCTGAAGAGCGTGTGGTTATCAATCCATGA
- the upp gene encoding uracil phosphoribosyltransferase, with translation MKIVEVKHPLVKHKLGLMREHDISTKRFRELASEVGSLLTYEATADLETERVTIEGWNGPVEIDQIKGKKITVVPILRAGLGMMEGVLEHVPSARISVVGVYRDEETLEPVPYFQKLVSNIEERLALVVDPMLATGGSMIATIDLLKKAGCTSIKVLVLVAAPEGIAALEKAHPDVELYTASIDQGLNEKGYIIPGLGDAGDKIFGTK, from the coding sequence ATGAAGATCGTGGAAGTCAAACACCCGCTGGTCAAACATAAACTGGGCCTGATGCGTGAGCATGATATCAGCACCAAGCGTTTCCGCGAGCTGGCCTCGGAAGTGGGCAGCTTGCTGACCTATGAAGCCACCGCCGATTTGGAAACCGAACGTGTGACGATCGAAGGCTGGAACGGTCCAGTAGAAATCGATCAGATCAAAGGTAAAAAAATCACTGTAGTTCCGATTCTGCGTGCTGGCCTCGGCATGATGGAAGGCGTGCTCGAGCACGTGCCAAGCGCGCGCATCAGCGTGGTTGGCGTGTATCGTGATGAAGAGACGCTGGAGCCGGTGCCGTATTTCCAGAAGCTGGTGTCGAACATTGAAGAGCGCCTGGCGCTGGTGGTCGACCCGATGCTGGCAACCGGTGGTTCAATGATCGCTACCATCGATCTGCTGAAGAAAGCCGGTTGTACCAGCATTAAAGTGCTGGTGCTGGTAGCTGCGCCTGAAGGTATTGCCGCGCTGGAGAAAGCGCATCCGGATGTGGAGCTCTACACCGCATCTATCGATCAGGGATTGAACGAGAAGGGCTACATCATTCCTGGACTCGGCGATGCCGGGGACAAGATTTTCGGAACCAAATAA
- the bepA gene encoding beta-barrel assembly-enhancing protease — protein MFNRLKKSLLAALIPTLLLTPALSARADVSDTLPDMGTTAGSTLSINQELQMGDFYVRQLRASAPLINDPLLNQYINELGQRLVAHANSVRTPFHFFLIQNDELNAFAFFGGNVVLHSSLFRYTDNESQLASVMAHEISHVTQRHLARAMEEQRRNAPLTWVGALGSILLAMASPQAGMAALTGTLAGAQQGIISFTQGNEQEADRIGIQVLQRAGFDPQAMPTFLQKLADQSRFSSKPPEILLTHPLPDSRLADARNRANQMRPVVVQSSQDFYMAKVRSLGMYATGRNQLTDDLLNEYAKGNVREQQAAQYGKAVQFLQAKSFDSAKRVIAPLLAKQPDNVWFLDIMTDIDIGLNQPQQAIAMLSSAKGSSTNPVLQLNLANAYVEAKQPANASRILNRYTFAHPDDVNAFDLLAQASAAQGLRDEELSARAEGLALNGQLDQAISTLSSASAQVPLGSLKQARYDARIDQFRELQKRFKVYQKG, from the coding sequence ATGTTTAACCGGTTGAAAAAATCACTGCTGGCGGCCCTTATTCCTACGCTGCTGCTGACGCCTGCACTGAGTGCGCGCGCTGACGTCAGTGATACGCTGCCCGACATGGGCACCACAGCAGGTTCGACGCTCTCGATTAATCAGGAACTGCAGATGGGCGACTTCTACGTGCGCCAGCTGCGCGCCAGTGCGCCTCTGATTAACGATCCGCTGTTGAATCAATACATTAATGAGCTCGGTCAGCGTCTGGTGGCGCATGCCAACTCGGTACGCACACCGTTCCACTTCTTTTTGATCCAGAACGATGAACTCAACGCCTTTGCCTTCTTTGGTGGCAACGTGGTGCTGCATTCGTCGCTGTTCCGCTACACCGATAATGAAAGCCAGCTGGCGTCGGTGATGGCGCATGAAATCTCGCACGTCACCCAGCGCCATCTGGCGCGCGCCATGGAAGAGCAGCGACGCAATGCGCCGCTGACCTGGGTCGGCGCATTGGGGTCGATTCTGCTGGCGATGGCCAGTCCGCAAGCAGGCATGGCGGCGCTGACCGGTACGCTGGCGGGCGCGCAGCAAGGCATTATCAGCTTTACTCAGGGCAATGAACAGGAAGCTGACCGCATCGGTATTCAGGTGCTGCAACGTGCCGGTTTCGATCCGCAAGCGATGCCGACTTTCCTGCAGAAGCTGGCGGATCAGAGCCGCTTCTCCTCCAAACCGCCGGAAATTTTGCTGACGCACCCGTTACCCGACAGTCGACTGGCCGATGCGCGTAACCGCGCCAACCAGATGCGTCCGGTGGTGGTGCAGTCGTCGCAGGATTTCTACATGGCGAAAGTGCGTTCGCTCGGCATGTACGCCACGGGCCGCAATCAGCTGACCGATGATTTGCTGAACGAATACGCCAAAGGCAACGTGCGCGAGCAGCAGGCGGCGCAGTACGGCAAAGCGGTGCAGTTCCTGCAGGCCAAAAGCTTTGACAGCGCCAAACGGGTGATTGCGCCGCTGCTGGCGAAACAGCCGGATAACGTCTGGTTCCTCGATATCATGACCGACATCGATATCGGCCTGAATCAGCCGCAGCAGGCGATCGCCATGCTGAGCAGCGCCAAAGGCAGCAGCACCAATCCGGTGCTGCAACTGAACCTGGCTAACGCCTATGTCGAAGCGAAACAGCCAGCCAACGCCAGCCGTATCCTCAATCGCTACACCTTTGCCCATCCAGACGACGTTAACGCCTTTGATCTGTTGGCGCAGGCTTCGGCGGCGCAGGGTTTACGGGATGAAGAACTTTCAGCGCGCGCTGAGGGGTTGGCGCTCAACGGCCAGCTTGATCAGGCGATCTCTACCTTGAGCAGCGCCAGCGCGCAGGTGCCGCTCGGCAGCCTGAAACAGGCGCGCTATGACGCACGTATCGACCAGTTCCGTGAGCTACAAAAACGCTTCAAGGTGTATCAGAAAGGGTGA
- the arsC gene encoding arsenate reductase (glutaredoxin) (This arsenate reductase requires both glutathione and glutaredoxin to convert arsenate to arsenite, after which the efflux transporter formed by ArsA and ArsB can extrude the arsenite from the cell, providing resistance.): MVSIYHNPRCSKSRETLALLQEKGIEPKVVLYLETPPDVPTLQHLLQQLGMHSARELMRRKEDLYKELALANSALSEDQLLQAMVEHPKLIERPIVINGEQARIGRPPEAVLEIL, translated from the coding sequence ATGGTCAGCATTTATCACAACCCGCGCTGCAGCAAAAGCCGCGAGACGCTGGCGCTGTTGCAGGAGAAAGGTATTGAGCCTAAAGTGGTGCTCTATCTTGAGACGCCGCCGGATGTGCCAACGCTACAGCACCTGCTGCAACAACTTGGCATGCACAGCGCGCGCGAACTGATGCGCCGCAAAGAGGATTTGTATAAAGAGTTGGCTTTAGCGAATAGCGCGTTAAGCGAGGATCAGCTGCTGCAGGCGATGGTAGAACATCCGAAACTGATCGAACGCCCAATCGTGATCAATGGCGAACAGGCGCGTATTGGCCGTCCGCCTGAAGCGGTGCTGGAGATTCTCTAA
- a CDS encoding substrate-binding domain-containing protein → MSDLISVAKLAGVSRATAARAFSDPHLLRADTLEKVLSASEQLGFRPNHIARQLRTQSSTTFGVLLPSLLNPIFARQLQAMERQARAAGYGLLVATSDYQPEREAAIVEHMLNQRVAGLVLTVADADNSAILHTLHQASMPFVLTHNVPQETHWPAICVDNRQAMQEATEHLLQLGHRHIGMVAGPMLQSDRARLRYQGYCDVMQQAGLDALPVIEMPSHTQSDFTLLQPQLSGDTPLSAVICTNDLLAISLIGDAARAGVRIPQQLSVMGFDGIDIGEHIAPSLASVSQPADMLGAGAIDMLLQQASRGTRVLPHRLRLGASIAAPATTFSSIANIREPS, encoded by the coding sequence ATGTCCGATTTAATCAGCGTGGCCAAACTGGCTGGCGTTTCTCGCGCCACCGCTGCACGCGCTTTCTCTGATCCGCATCTGCTACGTGCTGACACGCTGGAAAAAGTGTTGAGCGCCTCCGAGCAGCTCGGCTTTCGCCCCAATCACATTGCCCGCCAACTGCGTACCCAGAGTTCAACCACCTTCGGCGTGCTGCTGCCGTCGCTGCTCAATCCGATCTTCGCCCGCCAACTGCAAGCGATGGAGCGGCAGGCGCGTGCCGCCGGTTACGGTCTGCTGGTGGCAACCAGCGATTATCAACCAGAACGTGAAGCGGCGATTGTCGAGCACATGCTGAATCAGCGCGTGGCCGGTTTGGTTCTCACCGTTGCCGACGCCGATAACAGCGCCATTCTGCATACACTGCATCAAGCCAGCATGCCGTTTGTCCTGACGCACAACGTGCCGCAGGAAACCCACTGGCCCGCCATTTGCGTCGATAACCGTCAGGCGATGCAAGAAGCCACTGAACATCTGCTGCAGCTCGGCCATCGCCACATCGGCATGGTGGCCGGGCCGATGCTGCAATCGGATCGCGCACGTCTGCGCTATCAGGGCTATTGCGATGTGATGCAACAAGCCGGACTCGACGCGCTGCCGGTCATTGAAATGCCTAGCCATACCCAATCCGACTTCACGCTGCTTCAGCCGCAGCTGAGTGGCGACACGCCGCTGAGCGCGGTGATCTGCACCAACGATCTGCTCGCCATCAGCCTGATTGGTGACGCCGCGCGCGCCGGTGTGCGCATTCCGCAGCAGCTGTCGGTGATGGGTTTTGATGGCATCGATATCGGCGAGCACATCGCGCCGTCGCTGGCGAGCGTGAGCCAGCCAGCCGACATGCTCGGCGCCGGGGCGATCGACATGCTGTTACAACAAGCCAGCCGCGGCACGCGCGTGCTGCCACATCGATTAAGGCTCGGCGCCAGTATCGCCGCGCCAGCAACCACTTTTTCTTCCATTGCCAATATCAGGGAACCATCATGA
- the uraA gene encoding uracil permease codes for MTRRAIGVNERPPLLQTIPLSLQHLFAMFGATVLVPILFHINPATVLLFNGVGTLLYLFICKGKIPAYLGSSFAFISPVLLLLPLGYEVALGGFILCGLLFCLVALIVKKAGTGWLDVMFPPAAMGAIVAVIGLELAGVAANMAGLLPADGTSPDSKTVIISMVTLAVTVFGSVLFRGFLAIIPILVGVLVGYALSYMMGIVDWTAVENAPWFALPTFYTPRFEWVAMLTILPAALVVIAEHVGHLVVTANIVKKDLIRDPGLHRSMFANGLSTMISGFFGSTPNTTYGENIGVMAITRVYSTWVIGGAAIFAILLSCVGKLAAAIQAVPVPVMGGVSLLLYGVIGASGIRVLIESKVDYNKAQNLILTSVILIIGVSGAKVHIGAAELKGMALATIVGVGLALIFRLISVLRPEEVVLDAEEKRES; via the coding sequence ATGACCCGTCGTGCAATCGGCGTTAATGAACGCCCACCGCTTTTACAAACCATTCCACTCAGCTTGCAGCATCTGTTCGCCATGTTTGGCGCAACTGTGCTGGTGCCGATTCTGTTCCACATCAACCCGGCCACGGTGTTGCTGTTTAACGGCGTTGGAACACTGCTCTATCTGTTTATCTGTAAGGGCAAAATCCCGGCTTATCTCGGTTCGAGTTTTGCCTTTATTTCGCCGGTGCTGCTGCTGTTGCCGCTGGGTTACGAAGTGGCGCTGGGCGGTTTTATTCTCTGCGGTTTGCTGTTCTGCCTTGTGGCGCTGATCGTCAAGAAAGCCGGTACCGGCTGGCTTGATGTGATGTTCCCACCGGCGGCGATGGGCGCGATTGTCGCGGTTATCGGTCTGGAACTGGCGGGCGTGGCGGCGAATATGGCCGGTTTGCTGCCCGCTGACGGCACATCACCAGACAGCAAAACCGTGATCATCTCAATGGTCACGCTGGCGGTTACCGTGTTTGGTTCGGTGCTGTTCCGTGGTTTCCTCGCCATCATCCCGATTTTAGTCGGCGTGTTGGTCGGCTATGCGCTCTCTTACATGATGGGGATTGTGGACTGGACCGCAGTGGAAAATGCGCCGTGGTTTGCGCTGCCAACCTTCTACACGCCGCGTTTTGAGTGGGTGGCGATGCTGACCATTCTGCCAGCCGCGCTGGTGGTGATTGCCGAGCACGTGGGTCACTTAGTGGTTACCGCCAACATCGTGAAGAAAGATCTGATCCGCGATCCGGGCCTGCACCGCTCGATGTTCGCCAACGGATTATCCACCATGATCTCCGGTTTCTTCGGCTCCACGCCGAACACCACTTACGGCGAGAACATCGGCGTAATGGCGATTACCCGCGTTTACAGCACTTGGGTAATTGGCGGCGCGGCGATCTTTGCCATTCTGCTCTCCTGCGTCGGCAAACTGGCGGCGGCGATTCAGGCGGTTCCCGTGCCGGTGATGGGCGGCGTATCGCTGCTGTTGTACGGCGTGATCGGCGCATCCGGTATTCGTGTGCTAATCGAATCTAAAGTGGATTACAACAAAGCGCAGAACCTGATCCTGACCTCGGTGATCCTGATCATCGGCGTGAGCGGTGCCAAAGTGCATATCGGCGCGGCCGAGCTGAAAGGCATGGCGCTGGCAACCATCGTTGGCGTTGGCCTGGCTTTGATCTTCCGTTTAATCAGCGTATTACGCCCGGAAGAAGTGGTGCTGGACGCTGAAGAGAAGCGCGAAAGTTAA
- the pstB gene encoding phosphate ABC transporter ATP-binding protein PstB yields the protein MTPDYDIALRVNQLSLWYGERQALNNIDLQIPKNRITALIGPSGCGKSTLLRCFNRMNDVIDRCRIEGEILLDDYAVMQANQDLPALRRRIGMVFQRPNPFPKSIYENVVYGLRLQGVRDRRVLNEACERALRAAALWGEVKDQLGQNALTLSNGQQQRLVIARAIAIEPEVLLLDEPTSALDPISTLVIEELMTTLKQHFTLVLVTHNMQQAARVSDYTAFMHNGQLVEFDETDRIFTSPKARRTEDYITGRFG from the coding sequence ATGACGCCCGACTACGACATTGCCCTTCGCGTTAATCAGCTGTCGCTGTGGTATGGCGAACGCCAGGCGCTGAATAACATTGATCTGCAGATCCCGAAAAACCGCATCACGGCGTTGATTGGTCCTTCCGGCTGCGGCAAATCGACGCTGCTGCGCTGCTTTAATCGCATGAATGATGTAATCGATCGCTGCCGCATCGAAGGCGAGATTCTGCTGGATGATTACGCGGTGATGCAGGCAAATCAGGATCTTCCCGCGCTGCGTCGCCGCATTGGCATGGTGTTCCAGCGGCCGAATCCGTTTCCTAAATCGATTTACGAAAACGTAGTTTACGGCCTGCGTTTGCAGGGCGTGCGAGATCGTCGCGTGTTGAATGAAGCCTGTGAACGTGCGCTGCGTGCAGCGGCATTGTGGGGCGAAGTGAAAGATCAGCTGGGGCAGAACGCCTTAACGCTCTCTAACGGCCAGCAGCAGCGCCTGGTGATTGCGCGCGCCATCGCCATTGAGCCGGAAGTGTTGCTGCTGGATGAGCCCACCTCGGCACTTGATCCGATCTCAACGCTGGTGATCGAGGAGTTGATGACTACGCTGAAGCAGCATTTCACGCTGGTGTTAGTGACGCACAATATGCAGCAGGCGGCACGCGTGTCGGATTACACCGCGTTTATGCATAACGGACAATTAGTGGAGTTTGACGAAACCGATCGCATCTTCACCTCGCCAAAAGCGCGGCGTACCGAAGATTACATTACGGGACGGTTTGGTTAA
- the hda gene encoding DnaA inactivator Hda produces the protein MNTPAQLSLPLYLPDDETFASFWPGENTSLLAALQGALSQQHGSYLYFWSREGGGRSHLLHAACAELSARGEAVGYVPLDKRTWFVPEVLEGMENLALVCIDNIECIAGDPEWEMAIFDLYNRILEIGKTRLLITGDRPPRQLNLGLPDLASRLDWGQIYRLQPLSDDDKLQAMQLRAGLRGFELPEDVGRFLLKRLDREMRTLFDTLDRLDRASISAQRKLTIPFVKEALEL, from the coding sequence CTGAACACGCCGGCACAGCTCTCATTGCCACTCTATTTACCCGATGATGAAACCTTCGCCAGTTTCTGGCCGGGGGAAAACACGTCTCTGCTGGCGGCGCTGCAAGGCGCACTTTCTCAGCAACACGGTAGCTATCTCTATTTCTGGTCGCGCGAAGGCGGTGGCCGCAGTCATCTGCTGCACGCAGCCTGTGCGGAACTCTCGGCGCGCGGCGAAGCGGTGGGCTATGTGCCGCTGGATAAGCGCACCTGGTTTGTGCCGGAAGTACTGGAAGGGATGGAGAATCTGGCGCTGGTGTGCATCGATAATATCGAGTGCATTGCAGGCGATCCGGAGTGGGAAATGGCGATCTTTGATCTCTACAACCGCATTCTGGAAATCGGTAAAACGCGTTTGCTGATTACCGGCGATCGACCGCCGCGCCAGCTGAATCTCGGCTTACCGGATCTGGCGTCACGCCTCGATTGGGGGCAGATTTACCGTTTGCAGCCGCTCTCGGATGACGACAAATTACAGGCGATGCAGCTGCGTGCTGGATTGCGGGGTTTTGAGTTGCCGGAAGATGTCGGACGCTTCCTGCTGAAACGCCTCGACCGTGAGATGCGCACGCTGTTTGATACGCTGGATCGTCTCGATCGCGCCTCCATCAGTGCTCAGCGCAAACTCACCATTCCCTTTGTTAAAGAAGCGCTGGAACTTTAG
- the purN gene encoding phosphoribosylglycinamide formyltransferase: MKKLVVLISGNGSNLQSILDACASGRINGSVAAVFSNKASAYGLTRAQEANVPPHALAASDFADREAFDCQLMQEIDAYAPDLVVLAGYMRILSSAFVAHYHDRLVNIHPSLLPKYPGLHTHRQALENGDEEHGTSVHFVTDELDGGPIILQARVPVFAGDSEDEISARVQHQEHAIYPLVISWFVDGRLQMREGKAWLDGQPLPPQGYAHD; the protein is encoded by the coding sequence ATGAAGAAACTGGTTGTACTGATCTCCGGCAACGGAAGCAATCTTCAGTCCATCCTCGACGCCTGCGCAAGCGGGCGTATCAACGGCAGCGTCGCTGCCGTTTTCAGTAATAAAGCCAGCGCCTATGGCTTAACGCGCGCGCAGGAAGCCAATGTCCCGCCGCATGCGTTAGCTGCCAGTGATTTTGCCGACCGCGAAGCCTTTGATTGCCAGCTAATGCAGGAGATTGATGCTTACGCGCCGGATCTGGTGGTGCTGGCCGGTTATATGCGCATCCTCAGCAGCGCTTTTGTCGCGCACTATCACGATCGTCTGGTGAATATTCATCCGTCGCTGTTGCCGAAATATCCGGGCTTGCACACGCATCGTCAGGCGCTGGAAAACGGCGACGAAGAGCATGGCACTTCAGTGCACTTTGTCACTGACGAGCTGGATGGCGGACCGATTATTTTGCAGGCGCGTGTGCCGGTGTTTGCAGGCGACAGCGAAGACGAGATCAGCGCGCGCGTGCAGCATCAGGAACACGCGATCTATCCGCTGGTGATCAGCTGGTTTGTTGATGGGCGTTTGCAGATGCGTGAAGGTAAAGCGTGGCTGGATGGGCAACCGTTGCCACCACAGGGATATGCACACGACTAA